The segment CGGCGAGCATATGTTTGAAAGTAAAATGGTTGTCACCAACAATTTCAGAATACCAATTTAGCACGAACGGATTAAGTAGGATCACGTGTGCACACAACTTACCAGccggttgctgctgttgctgctgcccgCCGAACGGTGCCTGCTGGAACTGTTCGCTGTCGCCGCCGCCCACCGGATAGGCCGAGTACTGCGTGGTTGCATTCGGATCCGACTCGTACGTTGACGAGAACGAGGGATCCACGCCAGCTTTGAAGCGCAGGTACGCAAAATAGGCACAGGCAGCCCAGGTGAAAATCGAGAAGAACGAGAACACGATGGAAGCCTGAACGTTGTTGACACCTTCGCCGTTCGGCGGATCGTCCGCCTTGCCCCACGCATTGGTTAGATAGCAGAAGCCTATGAAGTACAGGAAGGTCCACAAAGCTACGGAAATTCAAAGAGGAAAACCAATGAAGCTTTAATTATACACGAATTTGTAAAGTCGAACTCACCTGAGAACCCAAGATCCCCAAGGACATAGTGCTTCCGCGTTTTCACCGACGACATCTGCTCGAAGAAGTACTCTCCGACAATGAATCCTATCGAAGCGAGAAAGGCGATAACTCCGATACCGACACCGTAGTTGCAAGCATTTGTGTCTCGATTGATTATGCAATACTCCTTTCCATTCTCTTCCCGCCAACCCTCAGATGATATGCAACCGAAGACGATTATCGCAAATAGCTAACAATTGGAAGAAAAAGACGAACATACAATAAAACAACAATGATATTATATCTCCGTATGAAGTTTTCTGTATAGCGAATGTGGTTATCGCTGTGGCACGATTGGTGCcacaaaacaaaatgaaaatgataatACCGCAATGAAAATTCTTCTCGCAGCATGAAAGTGACATTTTCGACACTCCAAGAACATTCCAAGTGCGAGGATCCGCTGCTCGGAGGAAGCATGAGGTGGAATAAATTTTCCGCGCCATACCAGGCGAGTCGAAGCACAGTGGAGTGGAAGCTGGTCGGTAGGTTGACTTACAGCACTATTGTAACATATGTCTCGCCGTACAACCGTTGGCCACTCTACGGCGAACGGATGCTAGCACGATCTACAAGTTGGCAGTTATCCATATCCATACGTACGACACAACATGCCACTCACGGATGAGCTCAGTTCGGATTCGATAAACCGCCCTCATCGCAAGCCACGGCAAAAGAAGTGTTCTTCTGCAGCCACGGCGAGGATGCCTGTATCCGTAGCTCACGGCCAACTATGATGTAGTTGATGATTCGTGTAGTTTGGTTGGCTGCTGCGGGGAGGAGCCCTGGCGGGAGGACTACTAGATGCAATTAAGGCTAAAGTATGCGTACGACACGATGCGATGGAAGGCAGCCAGTCTGGGAACTTGCTTTCTTCTGTAGGTGCTatcgatttttgtttttctcgttAGACACACGTTCCATACACCAGATGGTAAATAGTCTGTCCTTTCGTAAGGTAGGTGGATTAAACAGGTTTTTCGTGTTTGAAAACTATGATAACTCGTCTTAATTTTAGTGTAATTatgtccagccgaagctagGAGAACCTATGATAACTGTATTTGACATAAAAATGTTCCGAACTGGGGAGAAATCTAACACCCAACTAATTAGAGTAAATGTCTGACCAGTTCAGACTATAATCTATTGATTATGGGTTTAATCCTGCTATAAGCATTTAAGAAAGGCTTGTTTTTCGTAACTCTACGGAAAATCGTAACCACGAAATAGCTTCTTTTCGTTGACCGTATTTAACTATTGGAATACGTATCAATTTAGCTAACATTTCCTAATTTTTGAACTTAGTAATTCACGTAAGTTTTCACCTAagtacacaattgtgtagacTTGTGCTTAAAAGGATAACATATACCCAGCGCCATAGCGTGCAGTTGGCCAGATTAGTTCAAGGTGCCAAAATCGGCCTGAACCTCAATAAGACATTCTCAAGTGTAGCGAAGTTCTGGATATTGGGAGTTGTACGAATCATGTATGACAGtctaattataaaaaataataaacttcaaGGAAACATTGATTTAAGGAACGAGAGAGTGCTAAGCCGAGTTTTTGTTAAGGCCGCCACAATATCACGTTACAGCTCTGAgatcaggtctagaatctgatccaaaatctgacaaaaaatttggtttaaaaaatGGTCCACAACTTAGTccaaatctgtaccaaaatctggaaaaaaattgataaaaaatgtagtccaCGATATACatgtccaaaatatggtccataATCTGATTCAATCAAatcctgatccaaaatctggttgctgatttaaaatttgattgaaaatgCGACTCAAAATTTGCTCCAGATCCAagctgtggtccaaaatctggcttAAAAGCTtttccaaaatctgaaaaaatgtggtccagaatctggtccaggcCCAAAATCTGGTGTTGGCCctgaatgtggttcaaaatctggtctcaAATCTGATCCAgtatgtggtccaaaatattagggtattgtcgttatcgtcgggccactgttatggtcgggccattacgattttacagttttagtaactcatgatatctatgatacaatcattgtaaaacttcttactgtgatagttaacttttcacaatattgtgagtctctatcgtgtattcaaaacacccgtactgaattcagtgactaaatcttacaaaaaaagttttccaggcgcaatgaacttttcttcaagaaatgattcatgaaatgtaattatcgagataaattttgaaaatgtatggagtGTGTTGTGtttttgggaaggctaaggtgaaatactagaaaagcgctatttgtaaaggtcgggccacttgagtagtcatcgttgggccaccataattttaagcgcagaagcgcaataaacgctagagaatgtcagtcacgtaaaatgtgatgaaataaagcaaaattaatacgataaaatcctagaatattgttgtttttttcattgtagttgtacacttcggaaaaggcgattgtagcaagatttacaagatcgccaaaatttcgcaaaaatgcaatcaaaaatatggtatttgtacctatatgagccgttgttcacggaatttattcttttcatgtctctttatagaatttcaatacgtatgtcttagattttctgcggtggcccaacctgtgcaacctggcccgactatgacaacattatttgtcttcacgtaattgtctataacttttttatttttcaagcaatcagttcaaaactttccggatatatagcttattcttagatctttgaaacgatgtatttagatttccaaaattccttttgaaacgaaagttatgggcaaattctaaaacgtggcccaaccacgacgacactcccctatccAAAACCTGGTTCAAATGggataaaaatgtggttcaaaatctggcccAGCATCAGATGGAGGTTCAGCATCTGGTTCAGGTTCAGAaactggtccaaaatatggccgTAATAAAAAAAGTgttgtccaaaatctggtccagaatttagttcaaatctaTTACAAAATTTGTtgcaaaatctggaacaaagtttgaaaaaaaGTGTTGTTCGCAATCTAGTCCAGGACCATAATATGGcccaggtccagaatctagacCCAAATTCGATATGAAATCTGGTCCAAGATCAAACAAAAATGTGGTCCCGAATCGAAGCACGGTCCACAATCTGGTCCCGGTACAGATGCCGATCTAAAATGCGATCAAAAATGTGGCTCAAAACAcattccaaaatctggtccaaaactgataaaaatgtggtccaaaatctggtctagaaTCTGATACAGCTCCATAATATGGTTTAGATCCAGAATCTGTTTAACAATTAGGGCCAAAATGTGctcaaaaatatggtccaaaatcttattcaaaatctggtccaaatctgttaacaatgtagtccaaaatctgatcaaacatGCGGTTCAAAATTtagtccagaatctagtccaaatctgtacCAAAGTCTTAgacaaaaattgataaaaaaaatatgatcCACGATATTACCCATGACCAAAATGTGATCCAGATCTGAAATCTGGTTCAAACTCTAATCCAAAATCTAGTTAGCTAGCTGGTTTGAAATCTGATTGAAAATGCGACCCTAAATCTGCTTCAGATCCAAGATCTGATCTAAactgtggttcaaaattttgaccGAATTCTGAAAAAAAATGTAGTTCAGAATCAGGTCCAGGCCTAAAATCTGGTCTTGACCCAGAATGTTGTTCAACTACTGGTCccacatctgatccaaaatctgatcaaatgtGTGGTTTAAAATATTATTCATACCCTGGTCCAAATCGAAATAAATGTGGTCCAATATCTGCCCCAGAATCGGCTGGAGGTTCACCATCTGGtttaggtccagaatctggttcaaaatgtAGCCCAAAATCTAGTTCAGAATCTAGTTTATATCTGTTCCACAATTTGTTAGAAAATCTGGAGCACAGttaaaaaaatgtggttcacaATGTGGTGGACTACattagtccaggtccaaaatctggttcgtgctttaaaatctgattaaaatccTAGTTAAGGTCTAGAAGCTAGACCCGAATTTGGTTTAAaaactggtccaaaatctgatacaaatgtggtccagaatcgaagcaaggttcacaatctgGTCCCGGTTCAGAATCTAGTCTAAAACATgctcaaaaatgtggtccaaaatactTTCTAAAATGTGGTCCTAATCTGATAAAAATATAGTTGAAAATCTGGTCAAGAATCTGATGGAGCTCCATTATATGGTTCAGGTCTAGAATGTgtaaaatgtagtccaaaatctgatccagaaCCTAATGTAGgcccagaatgtggtccagaccACAGACctagaatctgggtccaaaGTCAAATCCAATATCTggtcaaaaatctgatcaaaaatgcggttcaaaatttgctccaaaatcttaaacaaaaattgatAATAAAATGTGATACACGCTGTAGTCCATGTCCAAAATATGATCCAGATCTGGAATCTGGTTCAAAGCCAGATCCAAAATCTAGTTGGTTGAtggtttaaaatcttatcaaaatgctgtggcccaaaatctgctccatgtccaaaatctggcccaaaaatctgatcaaaaatgtggtccaaaatttggtttataacgaggtccagttccagaatctggtccaaaatttgatccaaaatctgatttaaaaaatatggaccAAAATGTAGCCCAGGTCCAGAATTTAGTTCAGGTCCAAGATctgcttttttaatttttaggacTAATTTTAATTCAAAGAAGAATTCTCATCAACTAAACGTTCCCTCACTCATTTacttactcactcactcactcactcattcaTTCACTTGCTTACTTACTCATTCACTCACTCACTAACTCACTCAGTCGTTCTTCCGTTCTTTCGTTCTTTCGCtctattgttcttctgttcttctgttcttctgttcttctgttcttctgttcttctgttcttctgttcttctgttcttctgttcttctgttcttctgttcttctgttcttctgttcttctgttcttctgttcttctgttcttctgttcttctgttcttctgttcttctgttcttctgttcttctgttcttctgttcttctgttcttctgttcttctgttcttctgttcttctgttcttctgttcttctgttcttctgttcttctgttcttctgttcttctgttcttctgttcttctgttcttctgttcttctgttcttctgttcttctgttcttctgttcttctgttcttctgttcttctgttcttctgttcttctattcttctgttcttctgttcttctgttcttccgCTCTTCCGTTCTCTCGCTCTTTCGTTTTTTCGTTCTTCCGTTATTTCGTTCTTCCACTCTTCCGTTCTTccatttttccggtttttcgcTCTTTCGTTCTTCcgttctttcgttttttcgtttttccattcttccattcttccgtTCTTTCGTTCTTCTGCTCTCccgttcttctgttcttctgttctcccGTTCTTTCGTTCTCCCGTTCTTCTATTCTGCCGTTCTACCGTTCATCCGATCTCCCGTTCTTCCTTTCTTTCGTACTTTCGTTCTCCCGTTCTTTGGGGTCTCCGCTCTtacgtaatttcatttttttcattttttccttgttttcttttggtttgtttttatttgttttctgttATCTATTATcggttgtctgttgtctgttgtctgttgtatgttgtctgttgtctgttgtctgttgtctgttgtctgttgtctgttgtctgttgtctgttgtctgttgtctgttgtctgttgtctgttgtctgttgtctgttgtctgttgtctgttgtctgttgtctgttgtctgttgtctgttgtctgttgtctgttgtctgttgtctgttgtctgttgtctgttgtctgttgtctgttgtctgttgtctgttgtttGCTGTCTGTTGTCttttgtctgttgtctgttttgCGGAAGAAACAGTAGGCAtggagaaatgaagaaaaaatgaacaGTAATCCATTATGTATTTGTAGAGAATCAAACAAAATAGTTTGATTGTAGAAGTGAAACAGGGGCTAACAACCTCAGTCTAAGAAGCAAGAAAGGAACTGAAGATAAAAAATAAACCATTCACGGTGAAAACTAGCCGCAACCAAAGGGTTAAgggctgaactgaactgaaaactgaaaggGGAAAAGCCCCAGATATTAAAATTCAAGAAATGTTGAGTTTTTTTGCGCAGTCGATCGTGAGAACGAAAACCTTCAAAGATATTTGCCACTGTCGATCTCAGTCCAGCGATGATTGTTTTCTACAACATCTGTTTACTGTCAATAGGAATACATTACCATTTTAGAAAAATTTAACAGAGCCTCCACGGCCCAACAGGTCGAGGATAGTTTGTTTCACCTTAACCTAGACaatatgatgtcctgaaagtaaaacctCTTATAAAATAGCTCTCTTTTAGATCGTTTTTATCGATACATTATTAAAATTCAGTCAAAACTGCCGTCTTGTATGCAATAATTTATAAGTTTCATAGGCGGGTACAGGTTTCTAATTTAGGATATCTATGCTCTTAATTTACACACGAACATATGAACAGGATTTCTTGCGCCCAAAATTAACTGCTGTTTCGCGTTGTTTTCAAGGATTTCCTTATCGTATAGAAGGACATGAatttacagttttttttattgttgctCAGAAAAACTCACctcattcattcatttcattCAATCAGTTTAAAAATGCTGAATATAAATCACGTTTATAAAATCGAAGGATTTAACATACTAATACTGAGTTTCCCTTTTGGGTGAAATCATTTTGAAATGTTTGTAATCTATTTATAAATTTATGATATTCTATCGCATTTATCTTCGCACGTCTAATTCGAGAAGAATTCATAACCTATATTTCAATAACATGAAAAGAAATACGTCCCTGCCATAGAAACTTGTTTTAGAACAAATAATCTCAAAACTTTCGAAAGAAAGCATTACCAAATAACAAAGGCCACAGAATACGACGAAGCTAACGAAGAAAATGTCCAACGACTTTCCACAAAAGTTATTACTACTCGTCAGTAGTAAATATAACACACTGCGAAAAAAGGCATTTCAGGCCACGGAATCCCATCGCATACGGGCGGACTGTCATTCAGTTTCTTCCACCGTGCAAACAGAGAACTCTCCTGCCATGCCAGTAGTCAAGTCAATTCGGTACACCTTCCAGCGAGCGCGAGAGCGTGGGAGAGAACATTCACCGTTTCTAGCACAATGGCCGATTTGATTGCTCCCGCCACCCCCAACCAACAGGCCAACCAACCACCCGAGAACCACAGGGCGAATTCTCGTGTCTCCTACGACGTCGTTCAACTAtcagaaaatcgattttctgttcGGTTGCGGGTGGACGAGCAGAAGGGTGAAatgaataacaaaaaataataaaaaagcatCTGCCTATGATTATCGAACGGAAAATATAGGAGATTTCGCTTGATATTCACCAAACAAACGCCTCGCAGGATCACGGTGGGCCTCATCACAAAGCCGATAGGATCAAAGGCCCCACCTGCTTTGCCTCCGCCATAGGCCCCACCGCTGAAATCCATCATTTTCGTTATGTGCTCCGTTTTGAGGCCTTTTATTAAACCGTTTCCTGGGTGAAAAATGTGCTGCAAAGCCTGCTTTGCTTCGTTTGTACACTAGAGCAGCGAACTTTCCACCTATTCGCTGAACTTTTCCGAAACTATTAACCgtttttttgtaacgaaaaacaCTTTTTTCTTCAATTGCTTTGGACGACCGCGAGAACGCTTACGAAACCGTCGGTGGCCTTCGGAATGTTTTTCCTCGTACTAGCAAATCCTAACTGACTCACTGTGACAGCAATTTTCCAAGAGTGTGGAGTGCAGCTCAATCTTCTGGAAGGGACACATTTTTGCGGAAGAAGGGCTCTCACCGCCCCCTCTCTTTCCGATAGGCAGCAGCAGAAGAGCTTATGTTGATGCAATGCAATGATGGCTTTTCCTGCGagacttttccgttttttctctctctcgctccCATCAATTAGATGGATTTTCTCATTCGTTATCACTCTCGCCTAACCGACTTGTACGACGCACGCACGGTACGATGTGTGGGTGACATTGCCAAGGTTTGTTTGTTAGCACTCCTGATTAGCATCCAAACAAATCGTTCTCCATGCATCACCTTCGAAACGAGAAAAGATCTCCGATAGTGGGAGATGCTAGCCGTTGCATACTCTTCTTCATCAAAGTGACAACAGGTAAGCTTCAAGTAGTAACGGGTAACTGGACTCAAATTACTTAACGAAAAACAACGGTTTTTGAATTAATTAGTATTTAATAGCCATATTCAGTCCCATAAATTTTATCATGCATATAAATTTTAgaagaataatttttaatcactAATAAAAACACAGATAAGTATGATTTATATCTACAAGAACAATTGGTTGTCACTACAAAATTCAATATGTCCAATGGATGGTCCAACGAATTTACTTCTTGGATCCGGAAGGTGCCTCGGAGGTGTTTTTCTCCGAAGCGGCGCATGCAACAGCGAATCTGTAAATTAATGTAAATGTAAGTTTTAACGCTTCCCCCGCGTGGGCGACTACTTACGGCTGCTGCATGCTAAAGTACTGCAGATCGGAACCGTTGTTCTTCTTGAAGTTATGCGGCGAATAGCGATTGTACAGACCCCAGATGCTGTTCATGAATTTATCGCTATACTTGACCGGTGATAGGTCCAACGCTGAAAGAAAAGATTGGAAGGTAAACTATTAAGGATCAGTTTGAATTCGCTGAAGTTTGCAACTCACTTTGGTTGTTCATATAGCGAGGTGTTTCCTGTTTCTCCATACTGAGGCGTGCCACCGTGAggtctttctcgttttttggtTTGCGCAGTTTGTGCACTGCGAAGGCTGCTTGCGGGAGACTGGCCATTTGGAAGTAGTTAACTGTAAAGTGAAACATTAAAAAACAATTATTcacaaaaatgaataaaaaatactCTGGCCCTAATGGCCCTAAACCATTGACTTTAGAaatcatttaaataaaaatgaaaaaaaatctcaaGAAACCCTTATCAGCTTCTTTACACTAAATTTATGTATGTTTAACAATTCATAATAGTAACCGAATTAAAGTTCTTGTAAATTGTGGAAAACAATTTCGTGGAATCAATAAGTgttcaataaaaacattaaataccGCAAGCGCGAATAATTCTGCGGATGGTTCATAATTATAAGCACCTCACATTTCAGCCAAAATCTCTAAATTCATACAATTGTTTATCTTAATTAACACATCTAGGAAAATATACGTATACGTAGTTTATTAATTGTATAAAGTTACAattcttaatttaaaaaaacggcTGTGCAGAATAGGGCGAGCTTACGGTAACGCTGTTAAAAAATGCATGCCGCTTCACTCTATGCTGTAGGCAAGCTAGCAAAAAAAGCACATGTTGCTTGGCAACTAAAATATTAACTGTAGCTGTAAAAAAATTAGAGATAAGACCGTACAGTAGCGTGGGTATTTGCTGCTTAGCATTCGTCAAATAGTATTTggtccctaatattttagtgtgCTGGTTATCTATCATGTGCGATCAATAAAAGTGAACTGAGACTAATTTAAACTACCTCTTTCGTGTGAGGAAGAAAAAATGTCGACACCTTTTGCAATTCCCGTCATTCTTAAAATGAAAGTAACTCACGCAACACATGGTTAATATTCTCCAGGGGAAAACCTGGTATGACCAgtagaaatttttgcagaatgaCGCTTGTCGTGCCGTCCTTTAaacaaatttgatttcaatgacatccatccaagaaatgatgaaaattcaagtggctttccttactacgacgggaatta is part of the Sabethes cyaneus chromosome 2, idSabCyanKW18_F2, whole genome shotgun sequence genome and harbors:
- the LOC128737572 gene encoding uncharacterized protein LOC128737572 yields the protein MVKIEQCSVIYSGVPGQRQLIYAEPFQRRRQNSGDLGLLLSPESGINYFQMASLPQAAFAVHKLRKPKNEKDLTVARLSMEKQETPRYMNNQTLDLSPVKYSDKFMNSIWGLYNRYSPHNFKKNNGSDLQYFSMQQPFAVACAASEKNTSEAPSGSKK
- the LOC128737861 gene encoding synaptogyrin, which codes for MMDFSGGAYGGGKAGGAFDPIGFVMRPTVILRGVCLLFAIIVFGCISSEGWREENGKEYCIINRDTNACNYGVGIGVIAFLASIGFIVGEYFFEQMSSVKTRKHYVLGDLGFSALWTFLYFIGFCYLTNAWGKADDPPNGEGVNNVQASIVFSFFSIFTWAACAYFAYLRFKAGVDPSFSSTYESDPNATTQYSAYPVGGGDSEQFQQAPFGGQQQQQQPAGDFTATTY